The Clostridium cylindrosporum DSM 605 genome includes the window CTGTTACAACGTTGTTAGAATCAACAGTAACAGTTACTCCTTGTGGAAGAGCAACTGGAAGTCTACCTACTCTTGACATAATCGCACCTCCTATTGATTCTTATTACCAAATGTAACAAATAACTTCTCCACCAATACCTTCAGTTCTAGCCTTCTTATCAGTCATTATACCGTTAGAAGTTGAAAGTACTGCTGTTCCAAGCCCACCAAGAACCTTTGGTATATTGTCCTTTTGAGCGTATATTCTAAGACCTGGCTTTGAAATTCTTCTTAGTCCAGTTATTACTCTTTCTTTGTTTGTTCCGTACTTTAATGTTAGTTTAAGCATTGGAACTGCTCCATCAACATAATCTTCTGACTTAGCTAGGTATCCTTCTTGAACTAGGATATCAGCCACTGCCTTCTTTATTTTTGAAGCAGGAAGTTCCACGCTTTCGTGTCTCACTATATTTGCATTTCTGATACGAGTTAACATATCAGCTATTGGATCAGTCATAACCATAGTTACTGCCTCCTTTCACTTATAAGTAAATTACCAGCTTGCTTTCTTGCATCCTGGAATTTCTCCCTTGTATGCAAGTTCTCTAAAGCAAATTCTGCAGATTCCAAATTTCTTTAATACAGAGTGTGGTCTACCACATATTCTGCATCTTGTATATGCTCTGGAAGAAAACTTTGGTTCCTTCTTCCATTTTTCTATCATCGCCTTACGTGCCACAATATTGCCTCCTTAATTACTGAGCAAAAGGCATTCCAAGAAGCTTTAGTAATTCCTTAGCTTCTTCGTCTGTCTTCGCTGTAGTAACGAATATTATATCCATACCTCTTAACTTTTCAATCTTATCATACTCAACTTCAGGGAATATAAGTTGTTCCTTAACTCCTAGAGCATAATTTCCTCTACCGTCAAAAGCCTTTCCTGAAACTCCCTTGAAGTCTCTAACTCTTGGTAGTGCAACATTAACAAGTCTGTCTACGAATTCATACATCTTAGCTCCTCTTAATGTTACCTTACATCCTAAAGGCATACCTTCTCTTATTTTGAAGTTAGCTACTGATTTCTTAGCTCTAGTAACTATAGCCTTTTGTCCTGAAATTAGTGTTAAATCGCTAACAGCAGCGTCAAGAAGCTTTGAGTTATCCTTAGCATCTCCACATCCCATGTTAACAACTACTTTTTCTATTTTTGGTACTTGCATAATGCTTTTGTAACCGAACTTTTCACGCATTGCAGCTACCACTTCATTTTCATACTTATCTCTAAGTCTTGGTGTCATTTAGAAAACCTCCCTTCTGCTTTTATAAAGTTTCATTACATTTTTTGCAGTATCTTACCTTAGAACCGTCTTCTAAGAATTTGTGTGCTACTCTAGTTGCTTTATCGCACTTCTTGCAGTATAGCATTACGTTAGAAGCATGTATTGATGCTTCCTTCTTAACGATTCCGCCTTCTCTATTAGCAGCATTAGGCTTAACATGTTTTGTTATCATATTAACGTCCTTAACGATTACTCTGTTTGACTTAGGGATAACCTTTAAAACTTCGCCTATTTTCTTTGAATCTTTACCTGCTATAACACATACAGTGTCTCCTCTTTTAACGTGAACCTTTGCCACTTAAGCCACCTCCTACTCTTTATAGTACTTCCGGTGCAAGTGAAAGAATCTTTGTGAATTCTTTTTCTCTAAGTTCTCTTGCAACAGGTCCGAAAATTCTTGTTCCTCTTGGGTTCTTATCATCCTTGATAATTACCGCAGCGTTTTCATCGAACTTTATATATGAACCGTCTGCTCTTCTTACACCCTTTACTGATCTAACGATAACAGCCTTAACTACGTCACCTTTTTTAACAACCCCGCCAGGTGTTGCACTCTTAACGCTAGCTACTATTATGTCACCTATGTTTCCCCATTTTCTCTTTGAGCCACCAAGGACACGTATGCACATAATTTCTTTTGCTCCAGAGTTGTCTGCCACTCTTAGCCTTGTTTGTTGCTGAATCATGAAAGTAACCTCCTCTCCGCTTTAATTACTTCGCTCTTTCAAGGATTTCAACAAGTCTCCATCTTTTATCCTTACTTAATGGTCTTGTTTCCATTATCTTAACTGTATCTCCAACTTTAGCTGAATTGTCTTCATCATGAGCCTTGAACTTTGTAGTTCTGTTCATTGTTTTATTATAAAGTGGATGTCTAACCTTAGTTGCCACGGCTACTACGATAGTCTTATCCATCTTGTCTGAAACAATCTTGCCTATCCTAACTTTTCTTAGTCCTCTTTCCAATGGAAGTACCTCCCTTCATTATCTATCGCTATCTTTAAGCTCTTTTTCTCTAAGGATGGTCTTAAGCTGAGCTATTGACTTTTTAACTTCTTTGATTCTTGATGGGTTTTCTAACTGGCCTGTAGCAAGTTGGAATCTAAGGTTAAAAAGTTCAGCTTTAAGTTCCATAACTTTTCCTTGTATTTCTAAAACGTTGTTTTCACGAACTGCACTTAACTCTTTAGCCTTCATTTACTTCACCACCCATTT containing:
- the rpsH gene encoding 30S ribosomal protein S8; translated protein: MVMTDPIADMLTRIRNANIVRHESVELPASKIKKAVADILVQEGYLAKSEDYVDGAVPMLKLTLKYGTNKERVITGLRRISKPGLRIYAQKDNIPKVLGGLGTAVLSTSNGIMTDKKARTEGIGGEVICYIW
- the rplX gene encoding 50S ribosomal protein L24 produces the protein MAKVHVKRGDTVCVIAGKDSKKIGEVLKVIPKSNRVIVKDVNMITKHVKPNAANREGGIVKKEASIHASNVMLYCKKCDKATRVAHKFLEDGSKVRYCKKCNETL
- the rplN gene encoding 50S ribosomal protein L14, which produces MIQQQTRLRVADNSGAKEIMCIRVLGGSKRKWGNIGDIIVASVKSATPGGVVKKGDVVKAVIVRSVKGVRRADGSYIKFDENAAVIIKDDKNPRGTRIFGPVARELREKEFTKILSLAPEVL
- the rpsQ gene encoding 30S ribosomal protein S17, producing MERGLRKVRIGKIVSDKMDKTIVVAVATKVRHPLYNKTMNRTTKFKAHDEDNSAKVGDTVKIMETRPLSKDKRWRLVEILERAK
- the rpmC gene encoding 50S ribosomal protein L29 — protein: MKAKELSAVRENNVLEIQGKVMELKAELFNLRFQLATGQLENPSRIKEVKKSIAQLKTILREKELKDSDR
- the rplE gene encoding 50S ribosomal protein L5 gives rise to the protein MTPRLRDKYENEVVAAMREKFGYKSIMQVPKIEKVVVNMGCGDAKDNSKLLDAAVSDLTLISGQKAIVTRAKKSVANFKIREGMPLGCKVTLRGAKMYEFVDRLVNVALPRVRDFKGVSGKAFDGRGNYALGVKEQLIFPEVEYDKIEKLRGMDIIFVTTAKTDEEAKELLKLLGMPFAQ
- a CDS encoding type Z 30S ribosomal protein S14 yields the protein MARKAMIEKWKKEPKFSSRAYTRCRICGRPHSVLKKFGICRICFRELAYKGEIPGCKKASW